A part of Terriglobales bacterium genomic DNA contains:
- a CDS encoding FAD binding domain-containing protein → MAVTEIKQYFRPANPAEVVELLGRYGAAARILGGGTFLHGVAARGLGLHLDALIDLQGAGLSYVRQEQDALVMGAATTMATLAAANPLQTAPFAGIADSLRYPPAQIRNLATVGGCLAAASPLFDLPVALLALDASVHVLGPRGKRAIPLHEFFLDYFESALQPDEFLTEVRIPRLPPKSASAFLKMETNANDLAVLNVAVRLTLVDPGTCREARVVLGGGVGKTPVRALSSEKVLAGKQITAGLVAEAAEKVTSDVHPVSDHRASAKYRSALAKVLVRRALGQALERLGIERGPAQEKR, encoded by the coding sequence ATGGCAGTGACCGAGATCAAGCAGTACTTCCGGCCGGCCAACCCGGCGGAAGTGGTGGAACTGCTGGGCCGCTATGGTGCTGCGGCCCGGATCCTCGGTGGCGGAACCTTTCTGCACGGCGTCGCGGCCCGCGGCCTGGGCTTGCACCTGGATGCCCTCATCGATCTGCAGGGCGCCGGGCTTTCCTACGTTCGGCAAGAACAGGACGCGCTGGTCATGGGAGCGGCCACCACCATGGCCACTCTCGCGGCCGCCAATCCGCTACAGACTGCCCCCTTTGCCGGCATTGCGGACTCGCTGCGCTATCCCCCGGCCCAGATCCGCAATCTGGCCACGGTAGGCGGATGCCTTGCCGCGGCCTCACCGCTGTTTGATTTGCCCGTGGCATTGTTGGCGCTGGACGCCTCGGTCCACGTTCTCGGGCCGCGTGGGAAGCGCGCCATCCCTTTGCACGAATTCTTCCTTGACTACTTCGAGAGTGCGTTGCAGCCGGATGAGTTCCTGACCGAAGTGCGCATCCCCCGCTTGCCGCCGAAGTCAGCCAGCGCCTTCCTCAAGATGGAAACCAACGCCAATGACCTGGCAGTGCTCAACGTGGCCGTGCGGCTCACGCTTGTCGATCCGGGAACTTGCCGCGAAGCGCGCGTCGTCCTGGGCGGTGGGGTTGGCAAGACGCCGGTGCGGGCGCTCTCTTCTGAGAAGGTCCTCGCCGGAAAGCAGATCACTGCCGGACTGGTGGCAGAGGCCGCCGAGAAGGTGACTTCTGACGTCCACCCCGTTTCCGATCATCGGGCCTCGGCGAAGTATCGCAGTGCCTTGGCCAAGGTGCTGGTACGCCGGGCCCTGGGGCAGGCGCTGGAGCGCCTTGGCATCGAGCGCGGGCCGGCTCAGGAGAAGCGATGA
- a CDS encoding (2Fe-2S)-binding protein, giving the protein MKQVIQLNINGEPHEVMAEPHDTLLGVLREDLGLMGTKQGCDTGGCGCCTVLLDGQAVYSCMLFAMAAQGRKITTIEGLKSNGKLDPLQEAFIQTGAVQCGYCTCGMILAAKSFLSESPSPSDEQIRGGIAGNLCRCTGYQKIVDAIRMAATRG; this is encoded by the coding sequence ATGAAACAGGTCATCCAGCTCAATATCAATGGTGAACCCCATGAGGTCATGGCTGAGCCCCACGACACCTTGCTCGGCGTGTTGCGCGAAGACCTTGGTCTGATGGGCACCAAGCAAGGATGCGACACCGGCGGCTGCGGCTGTTGCACCGTGCTCCTCGATGGCCAGGCGGTCTATTCCTGCATGCTCTTTGCCATGGCAGCCCAGGGCAGGAAGATCACCACCATCGAGGGGCTCAAGAGCAACGGCAAACTGGATCCCCTGCAGGAAGCGTTCATCCAGACCGGAGCAGTCCAGTGCGGTTACTGCACCTGCGGAATGATTCTGGCGGCCAAGTCCTTCCTGTCAGAGAGTCCGTCCCCGAGTGATGAGCAGATACGCGGCGGCATCGCCGGAAATCTGTGCCGTTGCACCGGTTATCAGAAGATCGTCGACGCTATCCGCATGGCCGCTACTCGCGGCTGA
- a CDS encoding molybdopterin cofactor-binding domain-containing protein: protein MNVIGNPIPKPDAYDKVTGGKGYPVNVRLPGMLHARILRSPYPHARILQVDTAEAERLPGVKAVLVPSDVPQIKFHPVYFAPSEALSMVRDMLILSDTVRFAGEPVAAVAATRPEIAEKALELIHVEYQQLPAVLDPEEAMKPGAPQIHAHAPNNIALNPSFSFGDLEKGFAEADFIFENTYQTQRVHTCYMEPRVCVVDSDARGNLTVWSSTQHLFGLREKLAFALGIPVGKVKVVRPPYIGGGFGGKLDMGFIEPICALLSLKAGRPVRAEHTRYEDFITTARNPIKIHLKTGVKKDGTFTARYAKSILDTGSHATHGAVVLMVHGFYGFLLPYRCPNQKWEGCSVYTNNMIGGGFRGYGAPQAAFAVESHVDEICHAMKLDPIEFRLKNAHREGEPHPFEPSFTLSTYRLADCLQQGSAKIGWNQRHANRSNGSKRRGTGFACQPLWVSGCVGFPDIYEHSGAILKLNVDGSVDLSTATIDMGCGQHTVLAQIAAEELGVPFEAVRITYADTETVPFDAPSHASRVTYSSGNAVRAAAASAKKRLLAIAGPMLQAPPEELETANGLVRVKGSPDRSVSVADVVRQAESPYIQMVPDGMRKTSLDEKGTILGMASLAPTSNPSPATAEFVEVEVDTETGEVKVLRVVFAHDIGRVINPTGAEGQVEGGFQQGLGYALMEDLAFDHSNGACLAADFLNYKIPTALEMPSRIESIFVESNEPTGPFGAKSLAESCLIVPAPAIANAIYDAVGVRVRDLPITPEKILAGLGKL, encoded by the coding sequence ATGAACGTCATAGGAAATCCGATCCCCAAGCCCGATGCCTACGACAAGGTCACCGGCGGCAAAGGCTACCCGGTCAACGTTCGCCTTCCCGGAATGCTGCACGCCCGGATCCTTCGCAGCCCTTACCCCCACGCCCGCATCCTTCAAGTGGATACCGCTGAGGCGGAGCGGCTGCCCGGCGTCAAGGCGGTGCTGGTGCCTTCGGATGTGCCCCAGATCAAGTTCCACCCTGTGTATTTCGCACCCAGCGAAGCCCTGAGCATGGTCCGCGACATGCTCATCCTCAGCGACACCGTGCGCTTCGCCGGCGAGCCTGTGGCCGCAGTGGCCGCCACCCGGCCGGAGATTGCGGAGAAGGCGCTGGAACTGATTCACGTGGAGTACCAGCAGCTTCCCGCCGTGTTGGATCCCGAGGAGGCCATGAAGCCGGGAGCGCCGCAGATCCACGCACACGCCCCCAATAACATTGCCCTCAACCCTTCGTTCAGTTTTGGAGACCTGGAGAAAGGCTTCGCCGAAGCGGACTTTATTTTCGAGAACACCTATCAGACGCAGCGGGTGCACACCTGCTACATGGAGCCGCGCGTCTGCGTGGTCGACAGCGACGCTCGCGGCAACTTGACCGTCTGGTCCTCCACCCAGCACCTGTTCGGATTGCGGGAGAAGCTGGCTTTCGCCCTCGGGATTCCGGTGGGCAAGGTCAAGGTAGTGCGGCCGCCTTACATTGGCGGCGGTTTTGGCGGCAAGCTCGACATGGGCTTCATCGAGCCTATCTGCGCCCTGCTCAGCCTGAAGGCCGGCCGTCCCGTACGCGCCGAACACACCCGCTATGAGGATTTCATCACCACCGCGCGCAACCCCATCAAGATCCACCTGAAGACCGGTGTCAAGAAGGATGGCACCTTCACCGCCCGCTACGCCAAGAGCATTCTGGACACGGGTTCACACGCCACCCACGGTGCCGTGGTCCTGATGGTGCATGGCTTCTACGGCTTTCTGCTGCCCTATCGCTGTCCCAACCAGAAGTGGGAGGGCTGTTCCGTCTACACCAACAACATGATTGGTGGAGGCTTCCGCGGCTATGGCGCCCCGCAAGCTGCCTTTGCCGTGGAGTCGCACGTCGACGAGATTTGCCATGCCATGAAGCTCGATCCCATCGAGTTCCGCCTGAAGAATGCGCACCGGGAGGGCGAGCCTCATCCTTTCGAGCCGTCGTTCACGCTCTCCACCTATCGGCTGGCAGACTGTCTCCAGCAGGGATCGGCGAAAATCGGCTGGAACCAGCGGCACGCCAACCGGTCCAACGGCAGCAAGCGACGCGGTACCGGATTCGCCTGCCAGCCGCTTTGGGTGAGCGGCTGCGTGGGCTTCCCGGACATCTATGAGCATTCCGGGGCCATCCTCAAGCTCAACGTGGATGGCAGCGTCGATCTCTCCACCGCCACCATCGACATGGGCTGCGGGCAGCACACGGTACTCGCCCAGATTGCGGCTGAAGAATTGGGCGTGCCCTTCGAAGCGGTGCGCATCACCTACGCCGACACCGAGACTGTGCCCTTCGACGCTCCCAGCCACGCCAGCCGCGTGACCTATTCCTCCGGCAACGCTGTGCGCGCTGCCGCCGCTTCGGCCAAGAAGCGTCTCCTGGCCATCGCCGGACCCATGCTGCAGGCACCGCCCGAAGAATTGGAGACGGCGAACGGCTTGGTGCGCGTCAAGGGTTCGCCCGACCGCTCGGTCTCCGTTGCCGATGTTGTCCGCCAGGCCGAGTCTCCCTACATCCAGATGGTCCCGGACGGTATGCGCAAGACTTCCCTCGACGAAAAAGGAACCATCCTGGGAATGGCCTCGCTGGCGCCGACCTCCAATCCTTCTCCCGCGACCGCCGAATTCGTCGAGGTCGAAGTGGACACCGAAACCGGCGAAGTCAAAGTGCTTCGCGTCGTGTTCGCCCACGATATCGGCCGCGTCATCAATCCCACCGGAGCCGAAGGACAGGTCGAAGGCGGCTTTCAGCAGGGACTCGGCTATGCGCTCATGGAAGACCTGGCCTTCGATCATTCCAACGGCGCCTGCCTGGCGGCGGACTTCCTCAATTACAAGATCCCCACCGCATTGGAGATGCCCTCTCGGATCGAAAGCATATTCGTGGAATCCAACGAACCTACAGGGCCTTTTGGCGCCAAGTCGCTGGCCGAGTCTTGCCTCATCGTCCCCGCCCCTGCTATCGCTAACGCCATCTACGATGCAGTGGGCGTACGCGTGCGTGACTTGCCCATTACTCCCGAAAAGATTCTCGCCGGACTCGGTAAGCTTTGA